The sequence GTGCTCGCCGCTACCAATCGAAAAGACCAGATCGACCCCGCCCTCTTGCGCCCCGGTCGCCTCGACACCCACGTCTACGTCGGCGAACCCGACCAGGAGGCCCGCGAGAAAATCCTCGAGGTCCACACCCGTGGCAAACCCCTCTCGGAGGACGTCGACGTCGAGTCACTCGCCGAGGGCCTCACGGGCTACACCGGTGCAGACCTCGAGGCACTGGTCAGGGATGCATCGATGAAGGCGATCCGGGAGGTCGCGACCGCCTACGATCCCGAGGACGCAAACGAGAAAGCCGACGAGGTCGAAATCGAGCGCCGCCATCTCGAGGCGGCCCGCGAGCGGTTCGAAGACTGAGTCTGTATCGGGTCAGAAACCGGAACCGGAGTCGGCGTCGAACGGACGGCGTCGCTGCTCGAGGACGACCGACTCGCCGGCGGTCGCACTGTCGCCGGGGGTGACCGTGACGGCACCGCGGTCGACCGATTCCGGGAAGCACACGTCGACCCGGCTGCCGAATGCGATGTGACCGATTCGATCGCCACGCTCGAGTTCGTCGCCGGGTTCGACGTACGGGAAGATCCGACGCGCGAACGCACCTGCGATGAGCGTGACACGGGCGTCTTCGGGCCCGTCGTCGCCGTCACCGTCGTCGTTCCCGCCGAAGGCGTCGGTCTCGAGGTGAAGGTGAACCCGTTCGTTACGATCCGAGTCCTTCGAGAACGCGGGCCGGTGTGCACCGGGGACGTGTTCGACGTCGCGCACGCGAGCGTCGAAGGGAGCCCGGACGACGTGGACGTGCCAGACGTTCATGAACACCCCGAGTCGAACCTGTTCGCCCTCCGTTCGGAGCACGGAGACGGTTCCGTCGGCGGGCGAGACGACGCCGGTCGGCGGCGGCGTGCGCTCCGGGTCGCGAAAGAACGCGAGCGCGCCCAGCCCGAGCAGGGCCGAGACGACGCCGACGGCGACGCTGTAGATGAACGCGAACGGCGCCGCGAGCAGTGGGAGGAGCGCGTACTTCCAGGTGCCGGGCGCGAACTTCATGGCTCGAGTGAGGGGGGCCGCACGCTTTGCCGTTTCGGAACGTCGCGAAACTGACACGCGAGGAGCTCTCTCGAGTCCAGAGACGACCCGGGTTCGTATTTTCCCCACTCGCCTGTGTGATTACAATAGTGAATATATTTACTTTAGGACACTCATGGTTGTCGCTAATGCGAATTACAACGGGCGTGCCGGGATTCGATGCGCTGGTCGACGGCGGAATCCTGAAAGACCGCCTCTACGTCATCAGCGGCCCACCCGGGAGCGGGAAGACGACCTTCTGTAGCCAGTTCGTCACGCAGGGGGCGATCGACGGCGAGACGACGCTCTTTCTGACCCTTCACGAGTCCGAAGACGAAATCGTCTCTGACATGGGCAACTACGAGTTCGGCTTCGACAGGGCCGTCGAATCGGGCCACGTCAAGGTGCTGAACGTCTTCGACAGCGAGGCCCAGCGACTCCTCTCTTCGTCCTCGCGGAGCAGCGGCGAGTTCCTCTCGAACGTCGACAACCTCGCGAACCAGCTCGTCGCGTTCGTCGAATCACGCGGGGTCGACCGCCTCGTCATCGACTCGACGATGCTACTCGAGTACTACTTCTCCGACGACCTGAACGCGCTCGTGAAGTTCCTCACGAAGCTCAAACGTGCCAACGCCACCGTTCTCCTGATCTCGGAGATGACCGATCCCACGTCGTACACGGACGGTCACTACCTCGCCCACGGCGTGATCTTCA is a genomic window of Natrarchaeobaculum aegyptiacum containing:
- a CDS encoding RAD55 family ATPase, translating into MRITTGVPGFDALVDGGILKDRLYVISGPPGSGKTTFCSQFVTQGAIDGETTLFLTLHESEDEIVSDMGNYEFGFDRAVESGHVKVLNVFDSEAQRLLSSSSRSSGEFLSNVDNLANQLVAFVESRGVDRLVIDSTMLLEYYFSDDLNALVKFLTKLKRANATVLLISEMTDPTSYTDGHYLAHGVIFMHNYLESGGMTRGVQIIKMRGTQIDCDIRPVEFTETGLRVDPDDKVQV
- a CDS encoding protein sorting system archaetidylserine decarboxylase; its protein translation is MKFAPGTWKYALLPLLAAPFAFIYSVAVGVVSALLGLGALAFFRDPERTPPPTGVVSPADGTVSVLRTEGEQVRLGVFMNVWHVHVVRAPFDARVRDVEHVPGAHRPAFSKDSDRNERVHLHLETDAFGGNDDGDGDDGPEDARVTLIAGAFARRIFPYVEPGDELERGDRIGHIAFGSRVDVCFPESVDRGAVTVTPGDSATAGESVVLEQRRRPFDADSGSGF